The proteins below are encoded in one region of Scomber japonicus isolate fScoJap1 chromosome 24, fScoJap1.pri, whole genome shotgun sequence:
- the spp2 gene encoding secreted phosphoprotein 24 isoform X1 — protein MRSYMLLLVLLQFLGCSGIPLSNPELEAMAEKALGAALTEVNTVYAASRLYRVTHGSVTRVIPTGQSTSDLMLSFGIKETDCATASGSDPQTCAYRTGFFVRTLSCTSRVRMFPASTQVVSLKCGGGSSSSESSEEMFRGRHQFNFPSANRVPGPTPQTGQERSLHGQAVNPRLGGDGLNNYLE, from the exons ATGAGGTCATACATGCTTCTCTTGGTTCTGCTGCAGTTTCTGGGATGCTCAG GCATCCCTCTGTCCAACCCTGAGCTGGAGGCTATGGCAGAGAAGGCTCTCGGGGCTGCTCTGACAGaagtcaacactgtgtacgctGCCAGTCGTCTTTACCGGGTGACTCACGGCTCTGTCACAAGA GTTATTCCCACAGGCCAGAGCACCAGTGACTTGATGCTTTCATTTGGCATTAAGGAGACAGACTGTGCCACAGCCTCCGGAAGTGACCCACAGACATGCGCCTACAGAACAGGCTTCTTTGTG CGTACCCTCTCCTGCACCTCTCGGGTTCGGATGTTCCCTGCCTCAACCCAGGTGGTCTCTCTCAAATGCGGTGGCGGCTCCAGCAGCAGCGAGTCTAGTGAGGAG ATGTTCCGAGGGAGACACCAATTCAATTTCCCTTCTGCCAACAGAG TCCCGGGTCCAACACCTCAGACCGGACAGGAGCGCTCCCTCCACGGCCAGGCAGTGAACCCCCGGCTCGGAGGAGACGGTTTGAATAACTACCTGGAGTGA
- the alg11 gene encoding GDP-Man:Man(3)GlcNAc(2)-PP-Dol alpha-1,2-mannosyltransferase, translated as MSGHDQLVLCLCELTRLLWKLLLPLLFLCLLLIAVLVLLVLAVRFWLQSNRNARRARDGRPTVAFFHPYCNAGGGGERVLWCAIRALQNRYADINFVVYTGDLGVTSQQIVDGARRRFNIVLPRPVQFVFLRHRLLVEPGLFPHFTLLGQSVGSIFLGWEALTEFVPDLYIDSMGYAFTLPLFRYLGGCSVGSYVHYPTISTDMLSVVRERNPRFNNPDYISNSLFLSAFKVVYYCLFALLYGMAGSCSDLIMVNSSWTLDHILSLWRAPNRTSVVYPPCDVSAFLDIPLEEDGDRKCHSIVSIGQFRPEKDHRLQIRAFKKVLERRGGRREALKLVLIGGCRNQEDEDRVLMLRGLCQELGVADRVEFKLNVPFDELKREMGEATIGLHTMWNEHFGIGVVECMAAGKVMLAHKSGGPKLDIVVPFEGGQTGFLADDEDSYAEAIERILALPPSSRLEIRRKARQSVARFSDQEFEACFLAAMEPLMGTLER; from the exons ATGTCGGGCCACGATCAGCTGGTCCTCTGTTTGTGTGAATTAACAAG gttgcTTTGGAAGTTGCTGCTGCCCCTGTTGTTTCTTTGCTTGCTGCTGATCGCTGTCCTGGTCCTGCTGGTGCTGGCTGTGCGTTTCTGGCTGCAGAGTAACAGGAACGCTCGGCGGGCGAGAGATGGCCGTCCCACTGTGGCCTTCTTCCACCCTTACTGCAATGCCGGTGGTGGGGGAGAAAGGGTACTCTGGTGTGCTATCAGGGCACTACAGAACAG GTATGCAGACATCAACTTTGTGGTGTACACAGGAGACCTGGGTGTGACTAGTCAGCAGATTGTGGACGGTGCGCGGCGTCGTTTCAACATTGTGCTCCCCCGCCCGGTTCAGTTTGTGTTCCTGAGGCACCGGCTGCTCGTGGAGCCCGGCCTGTTTCCTCACTTCACCCTGCTGGGCCAAAGTGTGGGCTCCATCTTCCTGGGGTGGGAGGCATTGACTGAGTTTGTCCCTGACCTTTACATCGACTCCATGGGCTATGCCTTCACACTGCCTCTGTTCCGCTACCTGGGAGGCTGCAGCGTGGGGAGTTATGTTCACTACCCCACTATAAGCACTGACATGCTGTCCGTAGTGAGAGAGAGGAACCCCAG GTTCAACAACCCAGACTACATCTCCAACAGTCTGTTCCTGAGTGCCTTCAAGGTGGTCTACTACTGCCTCTTTGCCCTGCTCTATGGTATGGCTGGCTCCTGCAGCGACCTCATCATGGTCAACTCCTCCTGGACCCTCGATCACATCCTGTCCCTGTGGCGCGCTCCCAACCGCACCAGTGTGGTCTACCCACCCTGCGACGTCAGCGCGTTCCTGGATATCCCACTCGAAGAGGACGGGGACAGAAAGTGCCACTCAATCGTCTCCATCGGGCAGTTCAGGCCGGAGAAGGACCACCGGCTGCAGATCCGAGCTTTCAAGAAGGTGttagagaggaggggggggcgcAGGGAGGCGCTGAAGCTGGTTCTGATTGGTGGATGTAGGAACCAGGAAGACGAGGACAGGGTGCTCATGTTGAGGGGACTGTGTCAGGAGCTGGGGGTGGCCGACAGGGTGGAGTTTAAACTGAACGTACCTTTTGATGAGCtgaagagagagatgggggaagCCACCATAGGGCTGCATACCATGTGGAACGAACACTTTGGTATAG gCGTTGTAGAGTGCATGGCAGCAGGGAAGGTCATGCTCGCCCACAAGTCTGGCGGTCCCAAACTAGACATCGTGGTGCCTTTCGAGGGAGGCCAGACAGGCTTCCTGGCTGATGATGAGGACAGCTACGCTGAGGCCATAGAGAGGATCCTGGCTCTCCCGCCCTCCAGCCGCCTGGAGATCAGACGCAAAGCCCGTCAGTCTGTAGCTCGCTTCTCAGATCAGGAGTTTGAGGCTTGCTTCCTGGCCGCCATGGAGCCTCTGATGGGGACTCTTGAGCGATGA
- the spp2 gene encoding secreted phosphoprotein 24 isoform X2: protein MRSYMLLLVLLQFLGCSGIPLSNPELEAMAEKALGAALTEVNTVYAASRLYRVTHGSVTRVIPTGQSTSDLMLSFGIKETDCATASGSDPQTCAYRTGFFVRTLSCTSRVRMFPASTQVVSLKCGGGSSSSESSEEMFRGRHQFNFPSANRV from the exons ATGAGGTCATACATGCTTCTCTTGGTTCTGCTGCAGTTTCTGGGATGCTCAG GCATCCCTCTGTCCAACCCTGAGCTGGAGGCTATGGCAGAGAAGGCTCTCGGGGCTGCTCTGACAGaagtcaacactgtgtacgctGCCAGTCGTCTTTACCGGGTGACTCACGGCTCTGTCACAAGA GTTATTCCCACAGGCCAGAGCACCAGTGACTTGATGCTTTCATTTGGCATTAAGGAGACAGACTGTGCCACAGCCTCCGGAAGTGACCCACAGACATGCGCCTACAGAACAGGCTTCTTTGTG CGTACCCTCTCCTGCACCTCTCGGGTTCGGATGTTCCCTGCCTCAACCCAGGTGGTCTCTCTCAAATGCGGTGGCGGCTCCAGCAGCAGCGAGTCTAGTGAGGAG ATGTTCCGAGGGAGACACCAATTCAATTTCCCTTCTGCCAACAGAG TGTAA